The Solanum pennellii chromosome 11, SPENNV200 sequence ATGGCAAAATAGACATAAAAAATTAAGCTTATTAATTAGTGGagataatatttcaatatttattcaattaacaGAAAATGGTAAATTAGCTAATATTTCGCATTCTATCttatataaaataagataaattctCGTGAATGTTATGCagatattaataaaattagacAAATTCTCGTGAATGTTATGCAGATATAAATATGCGAAGTTAACACCACTACCAAACATTGACACGGTGACGAACACCCACAAGGGTTGTAGTGAAACGAATAGAATCCCTCCATCTTTTACTAGAGATCTCAAAGTTAGAGTACGAAAAATCTTGTTAGGAAGCTTCCGCTTTTCCCTTAAATAGGTGTTACGTGGCACGAATCTAGATTAATCAGAGCCTCAATAAGAATGGAAAATACCATGCAATTTTCCATTCTTTTTTACAACAATGTAAACATAGGACAACTGCCAATTTTTCTGATTCATGTAAAACATATTCAATATGCTTGCATTTACACACAGAAAAAGAAATCAAGGTTAAACTCCTGTAGTACAAATAATTTGTTTCCCTCTTAAGCCTACTTATGGAATAACCGAGAAAAGACTGGAGCAACGCGATTCCTGAAGAATTAGAGATTGTATGAAGTCAAAATCATAGAGGTGGATAGAAATACGATGACAAGGAAAACCCGAGGAAAAGTAGGCCTCCGATTGTAGCTACTGTTCGCTGTGAGATCTTGGATGCAAGCATGCTTCCACCTATCACTGCCACTGAAGTACATATAGTGTGTCCTATTGTTGCCCCAACAGCAACTCCAATTGCGTTTTTGTGTGTAGCTAGCTGTAGAACGAAGATCATAATCAGTTGAAGACATCCTTGAACGTTAATGGCATACGTGAAGTTATTAATGCTACACAATCTACTTATCAGTTAATCTCGTTGGATAATGCACCCTCCCCTCTACCCGTCTCCAATGGTTGATCTTCTttactttcatttaaaaatacCGGGATTTTCATGTGTCCTAACATTATGCACTAGCTCATTAATGACTTGTCATACGAACACCATTAAGGTTTTTAGGGAAGACAAGGGTCACTTCGCAAGTCAGTCAGAACTCAGAGGTTAAACTGCAGCTCTGATAAACAAGACATTAACGAGCAAATGATGATAAAAGTAGTGCCCAGCTTATTACGAGCCACAGTCAAAAGGGAATAAGAAAATCTTACAGCAATTGTTGCTATCTGGCTACGGTCTCCCCACTCTGCCAGAAAGGTCAAGATAAAGGCCTACACagatatcaacaacaacaaatgtTAGTTATCTTTAGAAATTTTGCAGATTCTAGGATTGTAATGAAGTACTAAACTGATATTGCCGTACCAACTgagtgaaatttaaaaataagggAACATTCTTCTGCATGAATTGCACAGACATACCTCCAAAAATATGGGTGTAAGGAATCTAGAAAAGAATCGCCTGAAAGCTGCTTTCCCTTGTCCAGCTTCAAGCTTCTCTTCCACCTGAGATATTTCATATTCACCGAGCAGTCAAATTTACAGTCATCTCTAGACAAAGATAAAATCAAAAGTAGTACTCCCGAGTTTTATGCGAGAACATATAGCAATATAAAACACCTAAACAACAGAAAGGGGGAACATACTTCCTCTATTTCCTTTTTCTGGGAAGCCTTTGAATCTGATGATCTCCATGCAATATAGAGAAGTCGAAGCCCGAAAAAGAGATAAAGAACTGCACAAAAATAGGACTTTGTAACTATCCAAGCGAACGAAATAAGAATGGTAAGGATAGAATCGGTCTTGTCCCACAAAAATATGGGGAAATATAAAGCAAAGGAATACAAAGGGGAAAGTAGGCATATCAAGAAGGCAAAACCGAAAAAATTGTAGTAGTATTGCAAACCCAAcgaaaaatcataatttactTCACGTTGCATAGAAAGAACAAGTAGCTATTCACTACTTCAACTTTACACAAAGGATAGAAAATCTGGTGAGAAACTGGAATAAGAACACTGGAAAATTCTGTCAGGTTCCAAGGCAACATTTTATAGACAGTTGAAAATCTAAAATCAACAGAAGGCATCACAGTGTTAGTAAATAAGACAATTACAGAAGAGCAATTTGTAAAACACAAACCTGTAGCGGCACTATTTGTATGCTTCCTTGATATCAGATTTGGCACTATCCTCCCAAGCCCGGTAGAAAGTATCTAGTTATAAGAAGAGGAGACCTAGAGTTAGCACTAACAGTTTTGCACATACTAAGAGAGAACtgtaaatgaaaaagaaataattgaacataATGAAGGGAGAGAAATGTTGCATGTGTGAACTAGCAAAGTAGGGAAGGAAATTCAATTACTTACAGTCATAACAAACAAGGCACTGAGCGCACCGGATAAAACGATTGATTTGGGGTGACGCATTGCCATCAGAGCTGCTATTATAAATGTCTCATCACCAATCTAGCAGCATAGCCATCCAGAAAACACATATTAAATGGAGAGTAAGGCAACATTTTGAGGAGGGCGCTgcaaaaatgaataattcaTCGCCAAACTGCAGTTTGGTTCGACAAACAGAGGTGTTCCTGTAAAAGTCTCCAACCAGCTTTTTTGtaagttataaattttccaACAGAACCTCATAGTCATCAGTAATAATATCGTAAAAGCAGACCACAAACTAGTATACAAGCTCTGTCATGGAGAAAAGTAGAACTAACCAGAAATTAACTGCAAAAAGTATACAgcaatagtaaaaaataaagtacACAATGGCGGAGTTACTGACCTCGCTGACAAGAATCATTGACAAACTAGCAAATAAGGCATCAAGAGTGCCAAGATTAGAGTCCACATCCAGACCAAAATCAATAGAATCTGGATCGTCACCCCTCACAGCACCAGTCTTAATTTTCTCGACTATAATCTGAACAGTGGATAAaggcaaactcaataaagtGATCAAGAAATCCACATGACAGAAATTCTAAGCTAGATCATTTAAGCTAAGGGATAAGAATTATTTCCCTTCTCCCCATTCAAACAAGAAGTTCCTATTATTTAGAGAAATACCAAGATGTGTGACACCATTCAATTATCTTATATGACTTCTAtatgtcttaaaataaaaactcaTTTGAAGAACCAAGTTTAAACTCGATATGATGATATATCAATAAAGTTGACTTCCCAATTACTATTTTTACTAAACAAGAAGTTCCTATTATTTGGTGAATACCAAAATGTGAGACACCATTCAATTATCTTATATGACTTTTTACATGTcttgaaataaaaattcatttgaagaaACAAGTTTAAACTCAATATGATGATATCTCAATAAGTTGACTTCctaattattgtttttactaTGCTTATAAATTACTTTTTACATAATACATAAGTCAAATTAACACCTTAGCTCCTCAAATAGTGTCACTTTATATTTGACATCAAATTAGTGGTAACCCATTGGTTTTCAAATCTTGCACAATAGAAGGAACCAATTCTTATTTgcagttctttcaatttttcaacCTCAACACACTACATATCAATTATCAGAAGAGTGATATCAAGGTATCAATTCTATCATATATTCAATCGCTGTtgtaacttctttttcttttttcctgaTATggcaacccccccccccaaacaaACCCAATGTAATCTCACAAACGGGATCTAGGAAGGGTAGACTGTACGCAGGCCTTTCCACTGCCTtgggaggtagagaggttgtttccgatagaccctcagttcaaggaaaaatatatctaaaaagaAATAACGGAAGTGAAGAAATCACGAGCATGACAAAGCATTCCGAAAAAGTGCAGTAACTACAACAAAATAGTGTGATAACTGAAGTACAAGAGACGGTAGATACTAAAAGAACTCGGAAGGACAAGAAACTATAGGAGATATACTATGATTACTAGTACGGAAGGATAGGCGAGACAATACACTACTAATTTGCTCCTTAATGACTTGAACCCCTAAACTTATGGTTGGAGGTGAAGGACTTCTCACTTGGATGTACCTCACTTGTCACTTTTTAGTTGAACAACTCTATGTTGATAGGTGAAGTATTAGCATAACTAGTGTAACGACAAAGACAATTACTTGATGAACTTGACCTTGCTATTTAAAACCCCAAGGCTTTACATGTTCCTCCGACATTTGGTTTTTACCAGTTAGCACACATTTTgttataagaaaattattacaatttatTCACCTCAATCATTGATACATAGAACTGAATCATTGAATCCGGTACTATTGCTCCGACAAAAGCATATCAAACTAAAGTGGCACTCCCTGTAATGGATGCTCACGCGGTGCATACAACATGCCACTCTACACACTAGGTAAACCACATGTTTGATCTCAACTTAGCTCCATGCTTAAGATTTACTTGAACATTCGATGCTAAGCTTCATTACATGTGAACAAAAGGACAAAAAATCCTAACCACAAGATCCTCTATTCCGGCGTTATGTTATGACATGCACATTCACATTAGTGGAGTTTCAAACCTACTAAATCTAAATTCCTGATCCACCTCTGTTTAGCACACACACATCAAGCAAATGTTGTACCTCTCTATGCTTATAAACTACACAAATGCTGTATATTTATGCACATCAAGCTAATTTATACACCTTACTAAGCATAAAAATTACACACATTCTGCAAATTTTCACAACCTCAACATACAACAAACTACAAATGAAATGAGTATACTCACTTTGCTCCGCCTCCCCAGATCTTTGAACCGTCCACCTGACTCAACAATTTGAGTTTCATCCCCAGCTTCCTAAATAAACccaacacaaacaaaaaaaaagtcaaaatccATGGCACACCCATTACTCATACCCAAATAAAACtcataaaaaaacaaactttCACACTACCTGAGCCGAAATCAAAGGGATACTGATGAGAAGTAACAAGATCCATATAAATTTGGGGTTTGAAAGCAAACCCATGTCGTTTTTCTTTCTGGGTAATTGAGTATCAGCCCCAGTCcttgaaattcttcaagaaaaACAGCAAATAAGCAAAATTAATGGGGAAAAAGGTGAGTTTACTTAAAGGAATTGAAAAGGGTGTCAATGGATCTTGAAAAGGGTGTCAATGGATCTTgaaaaaggggaaaatggaaagagatgagaagaagAGGAGATCTTGCGGACACAAAGGAGAAGCAAAGAGAGTAGCAAGATCTCCCCAAAGCTAGGCCTTACCAAGTGGCAAATGTTAGTAGTTTTTGGGGGCTCTACACCATTCCGACCTCTTTCGAAAACCGTCTCTCTAGTACTAAACTTCACCTATATTCTAATTTCAAGTCTTTCGGAAATAATCTTGACCAAAtactaaaatttatataaattttattttctaccgatttcatttataaaatttcattaaatatattattactgGTGATAATAACATCGAACAAACTTAATACTTTCTATCTATTCGAGATAATATTAGCATCAATCAAACTTAATAGTCTTTCTATCTATCCGAGATAATATTAAGATGTGTGCATATTCTATCTTTCTCATATCCGACTTAGTGATATTTTACtgaatatgttgttattattgttgggACTTGTAAGGTTGTTAATAGTTTAAGAGATATAACTAATAATTCTTGTCAAATTCAAAGATATACTTCTCTCGaggtttttttattaaaaaatcatgtttttataAGAGTCTGATACCACTTTATAATTTGTATCAAGttagaaaatattatcaatACTTCTCTcttgtaattattgaattaatttgttTCATTTGGAGATTGATGAAATCATTTCAAAGTGAACGAAATAATGTGAAATATTTCACCATGACActtgaatatgaatttataacattaattaaaattaagagatgattaatatttaaatctATGTACAtcaaaaaaactaataaaatatatttaaatatattattattataataattaaatttaatataaatttatttttcaaaattaaatttaaaaattttcatattatctcAAGTAACAAACGATCCATAGATTAATCAAAAATGGACCTTCCACTTGATTTGAGTTGTTGATTTTATACCcctttttctcacatttttcttatttggtcACTTCACCGACAAGGCAACAAATCACAATATGtcaacttttattattattattattattattattattattattattatttgttttttagtttaatgtttattattttccaccttttcaataaaataaagcaTAGTGTTAATTGAATTAGCTTATGTGCATTTTACGAGATCAAAGTTTAAATAGTTTGAATTAGATATATATCTAgctacaatttctttttttaaaaaaaaatatgtaacttGTAAATGCGTCTGAACATATCATTAGTTAAATTAGTCacttaaaatatagaaatattcaGTCTTGAAGCTTTTGAGTCTTGAGAATCAATTTAATTGCCTTTGTTATTAGATAACGAGTAGGATAATTACGGATAATGACAACATAATGGCGAGTTGGTAGATGCCGCTGATAACTAATCCATAAAGATTTGcggtaataataattgtatagCGAAAACCGATAAAGAAAGTAGTTGACAATCGTAACTAACGATAAATGTATTTTGGTGATGGTTGATATCAGTAAATACACAGTAAATAAATTATAGGATATGACAGTTATTAGAGTCGCTGTCAAATGTCACATTCACGCGAATTTCAATTGAACATATTACTAATTTATCGACTGTTTACGAGATTTTAGTAAGTTAAATATTTACCgagtaaataaatattcatgttTGAAATAACAAATGTATTTAATAAGCTAAAGTCTAAGTAATTAAAGTAAAACTTCAATGTaacacattttatttaatttttcaattgctCGTTAATGCCTAGACCAATGTCCTCTTGTAAATGtcgttcatttatttttatgattaatattatttttattatttattattgcaA is a genomic window containing:
- the LOC107005105 gene encoding GDT1-like protein 3 translates to MGLLSNPKFIWILLLLISIPLISAQEAGDETQIVESGGRFKDLGRRSKIIVEKIKTGAVRGDDPDSIDFGLDVDSNLGTLDALFASLSMILVSEIGDETFIIAALMAMRHPKSIVLSGALSALFVMTILSTGLGRIVPNLISRKHTNSAATVLYLFFGLRLLYIAWRSSDSKASQKKEIEEVEEKLEAGQGKAAFRRFFSRFLTPIFLEAFILTFLAEWGDRSQIATIALATHKNAIGVAVGATIGHTICTSVAVIGGSMLASKISQRTVATIGGLLFLGFSLSSYFYPPL